GCAGCTGGTTGTCGATGCGGCGCGACTCGTGGCGCTCGGTGCCGAGGACGTAGAGCCCGCCGAGTCCTGTGACCTCGTCGTGCTCGGCGGCGGCCTCGGCGGCGATGCGGTCCAGGGCCGCGCGGTACCCGTCCGGGTCGTCCTCGGGGGTGCGGCCGTCCGCCCGGAGCTCGGCCTCCGCCATGGCCTCGGGGTTGCCGCCGAGCATGATGTCGGTGCCGCGGCCCGCCATGTTCGTGGCGACGGTGACGGCGCCCCTGCGTCCCGCCTGCGCGACGATCTGCGCCTCGCGCCGGTGGTTCTTGGCGTTGAGCACCTCGTGCCGGATGCCGCGCCGGTTGAGCAGGGCGGAGAGGTGCTCGGACTTCGCGACGGAGACGGTGCCGACGAGGATCGGCTGGCCGGTGCCGTGCCTCTCGATGATGTCGGCGACGACCGCCTCGAACTTGACGTCCTCGTCGCGGTAGACGACGTCGGGGTGGTCGGCCCGGATCATCGGCTTGTTGGTGGGCACGGGCACCACGTGGAGTTTGTAGATCTGGTGGAATTCGGCGGCCTCCGTCATGGCCGTGCCGGTCATTCCGGCGAGTTTTTCGTAGAGACGGAAGAAATTCTGCAGGGTGATCGTGGCGAGCGTCTGGTTCTCGTCCTTGACCTCGACGCCCTCCTTGGCCTCGATGGCCTGATGGACGCCTTCGTTGTAGCGGCGGCCCGCGAGGATGCGTCCGGTGTGCTCGTCGACGATCAGGACTTCTCCGTCGGTGACGACGTAGTCCTTGTCCTTCTTGAAGTGTTCCTTCGCCTTCAGCGCGTTGTGCAGCTGGCCGATGAGCGAGGTGTGGGCGGAGTCGTAGAAGTTGTCGATGCCCAGCTGGTTCTCCAGGAATTCCACGCCGCTGTCCAGGACGGCCACGGTGCGCTTCTTCGGGTCGTACTCGTAGTCGTACGCGGCGCGAAGTTCGGCGAGTTCCAGTTTGCGCTGCGGAGCCGTGAACTTCTCCTCCTGGATGGCGATGCCGCGCATTCCGCGGACGGCCTCGGCGAAGAATCCGTACCAGTGTGTCGGCTGGTCGGCGGGGCCCGAGATGATCAGCGGGGTGCGGGCCTCGTCGATGAGGATGGAGTCCGCCTCGTCGACGATCGCGAAGTGGTGCCCGCGCTGCACGAGTTCACTCCTCGACCAGGCCATGTTGTCGCGCAGATAGTCGAAGCCGAATTCGTTGTTCGTGCCGTACGTGATGTCGCAGGCGTACGCGGCACGGCGCTGGTCGGGACTCATGTCCGTCTTGATGACGCCGACGGTCAGACCGAGGAAACGGTAGGCGCGGCCCATCCAGCGGGCGTCGCGCTCGGCCAGGTAGTCGTTGACCGTGACGAGGTGAACTCCCTTTCCGGTCAGGGCGTTCAGATACGCGGGCAGCGTGGCGGAGAGCGTCTTTCCCTCGCCGGTCTGCATTTCGGCGATATGGCCGAGGTGGAGTGCCGCGCCGCCCATCACCTGGACGTCGAAGTGGCGCATGCCGAGGACGCGCCGTGCGGTTTCGCGGACGGTCGCGAAGGCCTCGGGCAGCAGCGCGTCGAGGCTCTCCCCGTCGGCGTACCGCTCCTTGTACTCATCCGTGAGAGCGCGGAGTTCGGCGTCCGTGAGCCGCTCGATCTCCCCCTCGATGGAGTTGACCTGCCCCCTGATCCGTTCGAGCCTGCGCAGCATTCTGCCTTCGCCCGCACGCATGATCCTGCCGGTGAGCTGGTCCAGCCTGAGGACGGACATGGCGACCCCTCCCTGGCTCGCCGACCGGTCCGCCCATTGTGGGCCGGGTCACACAGCGGCAGCAATGGTCCGCGCGCACTCCATCGACTCGGTGTGGGCGGTGTCGATCTCCAGGTCGTAGACCATGCCGCGGTGCACCACCTCGGCCTGGGACGCGGCCATGCCGGCGGCCCGGTCGCCCCGTGCGATCCCGCGGGCCTCGGCGATCTCCGCGTCGCACCGCACGCCGACCCACAGCACCGGCAGCCCGTCCAGCGCCTTCTGCCAGCGCCGCTGCGACTCCCCGCCGCCCAGGAAGATCTCGTCGACGATGACCCGGGCGCCCGCGCGGGCCATCGCGGCGACCCCCTCGATCCACGCCGCCTCCAGGGTCCGGAACTCCTCCCCGACGCTCACCGTGCCGTCGGCCGCGAACTCGATGCCGCCGTCCGACGACCGCAGGGACGCGGGCATCGCGGCGACCAGCGTGTCGGCGCCGAAGCTCAGCCACGGCTCCGGCAGGACCGACTGCAGACACCGCACGATCCCGGACTTCCCCGAGCTGGAACCACCGTTGAGGACGATCACCTGGGTCATCACCGGGCCACGGTAGGAGCACCGCTCCCCCGCGCCAAACGATTTCCCGGGGTTTGCGCCGGGCGGCGCGTCTTCCAGGCGGAATGCGCGACGGACGGCGGACGATCCCGGCGACGGCGACCGGATGCGGCGCACGGGCCGGGTGCGCGCGCTGGACGGCAGCAAGACGCTCGACTACGGCCTCGGTCTGACACGGATCGAGGGCCCGGGCGGCCGCGTGTACCGGGGGCACGAGGGCACGGTCCGGGGCGCCGGAACGACGTCCCTGACCAGTGCCGACGGACGGCGTCAGATGACCTTCGCCGTCAACCTCATGCGGTGGAA
The window above is part of the Streptomyces venezuelae genome. Proteins encoded here:
- the cpt gene encoding chloramphenicol phosphotransferase CPT, encoding MTQVIVLNGGSSSGKSGIVRCLQSVLPEPWLSFGADTLVAAMPASLRSSDGGIEFAADGTVSVGEEFRTLEAAWIEGVAAMARAGARVIVDEIFLGGGESQRRWQKALDGLPVLWVGVRCDAEIAEARGIARGDRAAGMAASQAEVVHRGMVYDLEIDTAHTESMECARTIAAAV
- the secA gene encoding preprotein translocase subunit SecA; translated protein: MSVLRLDQLTGRIMRAGEGRMLRRLERIRGQVNSIEGEIERLTDAELRALTDEYKERYADGESLDALLPEAFATVRETARRVLGMRHFDVQVMGGAALHLGHIAEMQTGEGKTLSATLPAYLNALTGKGVHLVTVNDYLAERDARWMGRAYRFLGLTVGVIKTDMSPDQRRAAYACDITYGTNNEFGFDYLRDNMAWSRSELVQRGHHFAIVDEADSILIDEARTPLIISGPADQPTHWYGFFAEAVRGMRGIAIQEEKFTAPQRKLELAELRAAYDYEYDPKKRTVAVLDSGVEFLENQLGIDNFYDSAHTSLIGQLHNALKAKEHFKKDKDYVVTDGEVLIVDEHTGRILAGRRYNEGVHQAIEAKEGVEVKDENQTLATITLQNFFRLYEKLAGMTGTAMTEAAEFHQIYKLHVVPVPTNKPMIRADHPDVVYRDEDVKFEAVVADIIERHGTGQPILVGTVSVAKSEHLSALLNRRGIRHEVLNAKNHRREAQIVAQAGRRGAVTVATNMAGRGTDIMLGGNPEAMAEAELRADGRTPEDDPDGYRAALDRIAAEAAAEHDEVTGLGGLYVLGTERHESRRIDNQLRGRSGRQGDPGRSRFYLSLGDDLMRLFRAELVERVMLMANVPDDVPIENKMVTRAIASAQSQVEQHHFETRKNVLKYDEVLNRQRGLIYQERRRVLEGEDLREQTHHFMADTIDAYVAAETADGFAEEWDLERLWTACRLLYPARVTIGDLDRAAGGRADVTPPLITKALTDDIHARYEERERALGPDVMRELERRVVLSVLDRKWREHLYEMDYLQEGIWMRSYLGRDPLFEFQREGFDLFTAMMDAIKEESVGYLFNLDVRAESLDARKSGGQLRFSAPTMDTAEGVQEGDFDTRDRKE